Proteins from a genomic interval of Scomber japonicus isolate fScoJap1 chromosome 10, fScoJap1.pri, whole genome shotgun sequence:
- the cep85 gene encoding centrosomal protein of 85 kDa: protein MKTSQRYIDSKPAARFADMEWQTPAVSEKFQSRFGRRPGTSDSGDTGLGTSASDSTEDFCSSSSSPSFQPIRSQIPIPTAHVMPSTAGAPASKPQPCVQEESLSSVEGHRSSSSSRTPSGSTSKSSSLSKSASSPNLDAQAGLGNDLVGPKPDCLSRYRSLVNGLDHSLFPTDHTRVDEGHRFDTPAVEPTLNQSALLGGLCPDVRLRLQTTGIRDAPDCVSEAYRGGMDHSYKVLPEARPGVSGTAEPCSQRGSQPIGAGSPGVYASPLSLQTQALLREHAGSKGYEPLRQDRCSELSSWQQKQQLESLRLQVEQMQLMGAGVGQYPSLYSTPVHTESGKWDALVKASESLLKEKELIIERQKQHMNHLEQRLRESELQVHGALLSRGASYGDMCMLRLQEAQRENAFLRAQFAERTDCVALEKAEAEHRLGAVEAETRRLTDSLKETCERHAEEMKKQEERIRSRDKHISNLKKKCQKEAELKRENQQRIETLERYLADLPTLEDYQGQNKQLLEAEQQVAQLQDKERELEVCLEATRSQIREKDVQLEEQKRRERDLLTTITDMQQRVQQGLEDGARLPSLDIEKLRGENCALKEEQQRLKKVIEKQHRMLEQLGSQIQALEEQISQEDSSSRALREEVLAKEQNMSELHTAMKELSAQNQELMEQNLTLREQMGGPEQRSTNQASSALQPAGARLTQRLHLEIASCLSDLRSLCSILTQRAQGQDPNLSLLLGLTSPPPVAGQDEDWMSPEVLQKKLVEAQQLRRDVEGLRNVILDRYAQDMGENCITQ, encoded by the exons ATGAAAACCTCACAGAGATATATTGACTCCAAACCAGCGG CTCGGTTTGCGGACATGGAGTGGCAGACACCAGCTGTGTCAGAGAAGTTCCAAAGTCGCTTTGGCCGCCGGCCTGGAACATCAGACAGCGGGGACACTGGACTTGGCACCTCGGCATCTGACAGCACAGAAG ATTTCTGCAGTTCCAGCAGCAGCCCCTCTTTCCAGCCCATTCGCAGCCAGATTCCCATACCCACTGCACATGTCATGCCATCCACGGCCGGAGCCCCGGCCTCTAAGCCCCAGCCGTGTGTCCAAGAGGAGTCCCTGTCCTCAGTCGAGGGTCACCGGTCTTCCTCTAGCTCCAGAACTCCAAGTGGCTCCACCTCCaagtcttcctctctctccaaaTCAGCATCTTCGCCCAACTTGGATGCTCAGGCTGGCTTGGGAAACGACCTTGTGGGCCCAAAGCCAGACTGCCTGAGCCGCTACCGAAGCCTTGTCAATGGGCTGGACCACTCACTTTTCCCTACAGATCACACACGAGTGGACGAAGGCCACAGGTTCGACACTCCTGCTGTGGAACCCACGCTAAATCAGTCAGCCCTGTTGGGGGGGTTGTGCCCTGATGTTAGACTCCGATTACAGACGACAGGGATCAGAGACGCCCCAGACTGTGTGTCTGAGGCCTACAGGGGAGGCATGGACCACAGCTATAAAGTTCTGCCTGAAGCGAGGCCAGGGGTATCTGGTACAGCAGAGCCCTGCAGCCAGAGGGGCAGTCAGCCCATTGGGGCTGGATCTCCTGGGGTTTATGCGAGCCCCctcagcctgcagacacaggcTCTGCTGAGGGAGCATGCTGGCTCCAAAGGTTATGAGCCACTGCGGCAGGACAGATGTAGTGAACTTTCCAGCTGGCAGCAAAAGCAGCAACTGGAGAGTTTACGGCTGCAAGTGGAACAAATGCAG TTAATGGGTGCAGGAGTGGGTCAGTATCCATCTTTGTACTCAACGCCCGTGCACACAGAGTCTGGCAAGTGGGACGCTCTGGTCAAAGCCAGCGAGAGTCTGCTGAAGGAGAAGGAGCTTATTATTGAGCG ACAAAAGCAACATATGAACCACTTGGAGCAGCGTCTGAGAGAAAGCGAGCTGCAAGTCCATGGAGCCCTCCTGAGCAGAGGGGCTTCTTATGGGGACATGTGTATGCTGCGACTACAG GAAGCTCAGCGGGAGAATGCCTTCTTGCGGGCGCAGTTTGCAGAGCGCACCGACTGTGTTGCCCTGGAGAAGGCGGAGGCAGAGCACAGGCTGGGGGCAGTTGAAGCTGAGACGCGCCGACTGACTGACAGCCTGAAAGAGACTTGCGAGAGGCACgcagaggagatgaagaaacaggaagagagg ATCCGGAGTCGAGACAAGCACATCAGCAACCTGAAGAAGAAGTGTCAGAAGGAGGCGGAGCTGAAGAGAGAGAACCAGCAGCGGATTGAGACTCTGGAGCGCTATCTCGCTGACCTGCCCACCTTGGAGGACTACCAGGGCCAGAACAAGCAG CTTCTGGAGGCTGAGCAGCAGGTGGCTCAGCtacaagacaaagaaagagagttGGAGGTCTGTCTAGAGGCGACACGCTCACAGATACGGGAAAAAGATGTACAGCTGGAGGAGCAGAAACGCAGAGAGCGAGACCTCCTGACCACCATTACTGA CATGCAGCAGCGGGTGCAGCAGGGCCTGGAGGATGGTGCCCGACTGCCATCACTGGATATTGAAAAGCTCAGAGGAGAGAACTGTGCTTTGAAAGAGGAGCAGCAAAGACTCAAAAAG gtaATTGAGAAGCAGCACCGGATGTTGGAACAGCTGGGCTCCCAGATTCAG GCTTTGGAGGAGCAGATATCTCAGGAAGACAGCAGCTCTCGGGCTCTGAGAGAGGAGGTATTGGCCAAAGAGCAGAACATGTCAGAGCTCCACACAGCAATGAAGGAG CTTTCGGCCCAGAACCAGGAGCTGATGGAGCAGAATCTCACCCTGCGGGAGCAGATGGGCGGTCCAGAGCAGAGGAGCACTAACCAGGCTTCCTCTGCCCTGCAGCCAGCCGGGGCTCGTCTGACACAGAGGCTTCATCTGGAGATTGCTTCCTGCCTCAGTGACCTGCGCTCCCTGTGTAGCATTCTGACCCAGAGAGCCCAAGGACAGGACCCCAACCTGTCTCTGCTGCTGGGCCTCACAT ccCCTCCACCAGTGGCAGGACAGGATGAGGACTGGATGAGTCCAGAGGTGCTGCAGAAGAAGTTGGTTGAAGCTCAGCAGCTCCGTCGAGATGTTGAGGGATTACGTAATGTGATACTGGACCGTTACGCGCAGGACATGGGAGAAAACTGCATCACCCAATAA
- the wdtc1 gene encoding WD and tetratricopeptide repeats protein 1 isoform X2 produces the protein MFCGEAMTTVNITRDILHRQIRDKRASGFQKSYHVTDPFIKRLGLEAELQGHTGCVNCLEWNESGDLLASGSDDQHAIVWDPFRHKKLTTMHTGHAANIFSVKFLPHSGDRILITGAADTKVHVHDLTAKETIHMFSDHTNRVKRIATAPMWPNTFWSAAEDGIIRQYDLRENSKRSDVLIDLTEFCGQLVEAKCLAVNPRDNNYLAVGANGPFVRLYDIRMIHNYRKSMSQSTSAAVHTFCERQKPIPDGAGQYYVAGHLPVKLPDYNNRLRVLVATYVTFSPDGTELLVNMGGEQVYLFDLTFKQRPYTFLLPKKCQSSTGDVQNGKTTNGVSNGIHLPTNHIRFAESKMRSSSTELPPNLEKIKQQANDAFARQQWTQAIQLYSLGIHQASCNAMLYGNRAAAYMKRKWDGDHYDALRDCLKALTLNPGHLKAHFRLARCLFELKYVSEALECLDDFKGKFPEQAHSSACDALDKDIKAALFSKTESEDKKANSSIRFHSFSRKESIPEDELVLRERSFDYKHRYCGHCNTTTDIKEANFFGSKGQYIVSGSDDGSFFIWEKETTNLVRILQGDESIVNCLQPHPSYCFLATSGIDPVVRLWNPRPETENENGRVVEDMEGAAQANQRRMNADPLEVMLLNMGYRITGLRGVGPEGSDDEDSSEGQVQCRPS, from the exons ATGTTTTGTGGTGAGGCCATGACTACTGTCAACATCACCCGAGATATCCTGCACAGGCAGATCAGG GACAAGAGGGCATCTGGCTTCCAAAAGTCCTACCATGTGACTGACCCTTTCATCAAGAGACTTGGACTGGAGGCTGAGCTTCAG GGCCACACTGGCTGCGTGAACTGTTTGGAGTGGAATGAAAGCGGAGA tcTTCTGGCCTCGGGTTCAGATGATCAACATGCCATTGTCTGGGATCCATTCAGACACAAGAAGCTTACTACTATGCACACAGGCCATGCAGCGAACATATTCTCTGTAAAG TTCCTCCCTCACTCCGGTGACAGAATTTTGATAACAGGTGCAGCCGACACAAAGGTCCATGTGCATGACCTGACGGCAAAGGAAACCATCCATATGTTTTCTGATCACACCAACAGAGTAAAACGCATTGCCACAGCACCCATGTGGCCCAACACCTTCTGGAGCGCTGCAGAGGATGGCATCATCAG ACAATATGACTTACGGGAGAACAGTAAACGCTCTGACGTGCTCATCGACCTGACAGAGTTCTGTGGTCAGCTGGTTGAAGCCAAGTGTCTCGCTGTCAATCCACGGGACAACAACTACCTGGCAGTTGGGGCCAATGGTCCTTTTGTACGCCTCTATGATATTCGAATGATTCACAACTACAG GAAATCTATGAGTCAAAGCACATCAGCAGCTGTGCACACTTTCTGTGAAAGGCAGAAGCCCATCCCAGACGGAGCTGGCCAGTATTATGTTGCAG GTCACCTGCCAGTAAAACTCCCAGACTACAATAACCGCTTGAGGGTCCTGGTGGCCACCTACGTCACCTTCAGTCCTGATGGCACTGAACTACTCGTCAACATGGGTGGGGAACAG GTGTACCTGTTTGACTTGACATTTAAACAAAGGCCATACACCTTCTTGCTTCCGAAAAAGTGCCAGTCATCAACAG GAGATGTGCAGAATGGAAAGACAACCAATGGCGTCTCCAATGGAATTCATTTGCCAACCAACCATATTCGATTTGCTGAAAGCAAGATGCGATCAAG TTCCACTGAGCTCCCTCCTAACTTGGAGAAGATAAAGCAGCAAGCTAATGATGCGTTTGCGCGGCAGCAGTGGACGCAGGCTATACAGCTGTACAGTTTAGGCATTCATCAGGCCAGCTGTAATGCCATGCTCTATGGGAACCGAGCTGCAGCCTACATGAAACGCAAGTG GGATGGAGACCATTATGATGCCCTCAGGGACTGTCTGAAGGCTCTAACTCTAAACCCCGGCCACCTGAAGGCTCATTTTAGGCTGGCACGATGTCTGTTTGAGCTCAAGTATGTGTCTGAAGCTCTGGAGTGTCTGGATGATTTCAAAGGAAAGTTTCCGGAGCAGGCGCACAGTAGCGCCTGTGATGCCTTGGATAAAGATATTAAGGCTGCTCTCTTCTCCAAGACAGAATCAG AAGATAAAAAGGCCAACAGTTCGATTAGGTTCCATTCGTTCAGTCGGAAGGAGTCCATTCCTGAAGATGAGCTGGTGCTGCGAGAACGTAGCTTTGACTACAAGCACAGATACTGCGGTCACTGCAACACCACCACAGACATCAAAGAGGCCAACTTCTTTGGGAG CAAAGGCCAGTACATAGTGAGCGGCTCAGACGACGGCTCTTTCTTTATCTGGGAAAAGGAGACAACCAACCTGGTGAGGATCCTGCAGGGAGACGAGTCTATAGTCAACTGCCTGCAGCCACACCCCAGCTACTGCTTCCTGGCTACCAGTGGTATCGACCCTGTGGTCCGATTATGGAACCCCAGACCAGAG ACGGAGAACGAGAATGGACGCGTGGTAGAGGACATGGAGGGTGCTGCTCAGGCCAACCAGCGACGTATGAACGCTGATCCACTGGAGGTAATGCTGCTCAACATGGGCTATCGCATCACAGGCTTGCGTGGCGTGGGACCAGAAGGGTCAGACGACGAGGACAGCTCAGAGGGACAAGTACAGTGTCGACCGAGCTAA
- the wdtc1 gene encoding WD and tetratricopeptide repeats protein 1 isoform X1, with protein sequence MFCGEAMTTVNITRDILHRQIRDKRASGFQKSYHVTDPFIKRLGLEAELQGHTGCVNCLEWNESGDLLASGSDDQHAIVWDPFRHKKLTTMHTGHAANIFSVKFLPHSGDRILITGAADTKVHVHDLTAKETIHMFSDHTNRVKRIATAPMWPNTFWSAAEDGIIRQYDLRENSKRSDVLIDLTEFCGQLVEAKCLAVNPRDNNYLAVGANGPFVRLYDIRMIHNYRKSMSQSTSAAVHTFCERQKPIPDGAGQYYVAGHLPVKLPDYNNRLRVLVATYVTFSPDGTELLVNMGGEQVYLFDLTFKQRPYTFLLPKKCQSSTGDVQNGKTTNGVSNGIHLPTNHIRFAESKMRSSSTELPPNLEKIKQQANDAFARQQWTQAIQLYSLGIHQASCNAMLYGNRAAAYMKRKWDGDHYDALRDCLKALTLNPGHLKAHFRLARCLFELKYVSEALECLDDFKGKFPEQAHSSACDALDKDIKAALFSKTESAEDKKANSSIRFHSFSRKESIPEDELVLRERSFDYKHRYCGHCNTTTDIKEANFFGSKGQYIVSGSDDGSFFIWEKETTNLVRILQGDESIVNCLQPHPSYCFLATSGIDPVVRLWNPRPETENENGRVVEDMEGAAQANQRRMNADPLEVMLLNMGYRITGLRGVGPEGSDDEDSSEGQVQCRPS encoded by the exons ATGTTTTGTGGTGAGGCCATGACTACTGTCAACATCACCCGAGATATCCTGCACAGGCAGATCAGG GACAAGAGGGCATCTGGCTTCCAAAAGTCCTACCATGTGACTGACCCTTTCATCAAGAGACTTGGACTGGAGGCTGAGCTTCAG GGCCACACTGGCTGCGTGAACTGTTTGGAGTGGAATGAAAGCGGAGA tcTTCTGGCCTCGGGTTCAGATGATCAACATGCCATTGTCTGGGATCCATTCAGACACAAGAAGCTTACTACTATGCACACAGGCCATGCAGCGAACATATTCTCTGTAAAG TTCCTCCCTCACTCCGGTGACAGAATTTTGATAACAGGTGCAGCCGACACAAAGGTCCATGTGCATGACCTGACGGCAAAGGAAACCATCCATATGTTTTCTGATCACACCAACAGAGTAAAACGCATTGCCACAGCACCCATGTGGCCCAACACCTTCTGGAGCGCTGCAGAGGATGGCATCATCAG ACAATATGACTTACGGGAGAACAGTAAACGCTCTGACGTGCTCATCGACCTGACAGAGTTCTGTGGTCAGCTGGTTGAAGCCAAGTGTCTCGCTGTCAATCCACGGGACAACAACTACCTGGCAGTTGGGGCCAATGGTCCTTTTGTACGCCTCTATGATATTCGAATGATTCACAACTACAG GAAATCTATGAGTCAAAGCACATCAGCAGCTGTGCACACTTTCTGTGAAAGGCAGAAGCCCATCCCAGACGGAGCTGGCCAGTATTATGTTGCAG GTCACCTGCCAGTAAAACTCCCAGACTACAATAACCGCTTGAGGGTCCTGGTGGCCACCTACGTCACCTTCAGTCCTGATGGCACTGAACTACTCGTCAACATGGGTGGGGAACAG GTGTACCTGTTTGACTTGACATTTAAACAAAGGCCATACACCTTCTTGCTTCCGAAAAAGTGCCAGTCATCAACAG GAGATGTGCAGAATGGAAAGACAACCAATGGCGTCTCCAATGGAATTCATTTGCCAACCAACCATATTCGATTTGCTGAAAGCAAGATGCGATCAAG TTCCACTGAGCTCCCTCCTAACTTGGAGAAGATAAAGCAGCAAGCTAATGATGCGTTTGCGCGGCAGCAGTGGACGCAGGCTATACAGCTGTACAGTTTAGGCATTCATCAGGCCAGCTGTAATGCCATGCTCTATGGGAACCGAGCTGCAGCCTACATGAAACGCAAGTG GGATGGAGACCATTATGATGCCCTCAGGGACTGTCTGAAGGCTCTAACTCTAAACCCCGGCCACCTGAAGGCTCATTTTAGGCTGGCACGATGTCTGTTTGAGCTCAAGTATGTGTCTGAAGCTCTGGAGTGTCTGGATGATTTCAAAGGAAAGTTTCCGGAGCAGGCGCACAGTAGCGCCTGTGATGCCTTGGATAAAGATATTAAGGCTGCTCTCTTCTCCAAGACAGAATCAG CAGAAGATAAAAAGGCCAACAGTTCGATTAGGTTCCATTCGTTCAGTCGGAAGGAGTCCATTCCTGAAGATGAGCTGGTGCTGCGAGAACGTAGCTTTGACTACAAGCACAGATACTGCGGTCACTGCAACACCACCACAGACATCAAAGAGGCCAACTTCTTTGGGAG CAAAGGCCAGTACATAGTGAGCGGCTCAGACGACGGCTCTTTCTTTATCTGGGAAAAGGAGACAACCAACCTGGTGAGGATCCTGCAGGGAGACGAGTCTATAGTCAACTGCCTGCAGCCACACCCCAGCTACTGCTTCCTGGCTACCAGTGGTATCGACCCTGTGGTCCGATTATGGAACCCCAGACCAGAG ACGGAGAACGAGAATGGACGCGTGGTAGAGGACATGGAGGGTGCTGCTCAGGCCAACCAGCGACGTATGAACGCTGATCCACTGGAGGTAATGCTGCTCAACATGGGCTATCGCATCACAGGCTTGCGTGGCGTGGGACCAGAAGGGTCAGACGACGAGGACAGCTCAGAGGGACAAGTACAGTGTCGACCGAGCTAA
- the ubxn11 gene encoding UBX domain-containing protein 11, whose product MSSPLSMLKKTRRTPLQGSEDEQCSRHRVPFRRNLLTGAPPSDFELMSTMMQRLTLLEKKVRSQEQEIEHKNKRISVLEKKLRAVKESGRAHDVSCRVDLERICHQLQNQVHEMEGFLSDYGLIWVGDGECEQTQSLERDLRQPGTYGVRNFHMNFDLVQQRIKELNILAGEGEYFVQSTATGAQLAKKDPIQLRLYRNGIVMFDGPFRSYGELSTQQCMQDLMDGYFPSELQERFPDGVPFEVHDKRDEEFIFSRLGNKFPGEGKAVSSRLPGNPLTIHLWLTGTLSTMVKPGRVIDIRVRTALQDSSDAHSSDSVILIHTPALQAMKERLQTLTTDRPSSARDVITLKVKSEDGNHTYILKMCLSETISHLKQYLDRHRGGGLPDYDIISAYPQCCYDDDSQTLQSCGLTSNATLLMRKKTNK is encoded by the exons GTGCCCCACCAAGTGACTTTGAGCTTATGTCTACCATGATGCAGAGGCTGACCCTGCTGGAGAAAAAAGTGAGGAGCCAAGAGCAGGAGATCGAGCACAAG AACAAACGGATTTCAGTCTTGGAGAAGAAACTGAGGGCTGTGAAAGAATCAG GACGTGCTCATGATGTGAGTTGCAGAGTTGATCTTGAAAGAATTTGCCATCAGCTGCAGAATCAAGTGCATGAAATGGAG GGCTTCCTAAGTGACTATGGTTTGATCTGGGTGGGAGACGGGGAGTGTGAGCAGACGCAGAGCTTAGAGAGAGACCTCCGGCAGCCAG GCACCTATGGGGTCAGAAACTTCCACATGAACTTTGACCTGGTCCAGCAGAGGATCAAGGAGCTGAACATACTTGCAGGTGAGGGAGAGTATTTCGTACAGTCAACGGCTACGGGGGCACAGCTAGCCAAAAAGGATCCTATCCAACTGAGACTCTACAGAAACGGCATCGTCATGTTTGATGGTCCTTTCCGCTCTTATGGGGAGCTCAGCACCCAG CAGTGCATGCAGGATCTGATGGATGGGTATTTTCCATCTGAGCTTCAAGAAAGATTTCCAGACGGTGTTCCTTTTGag GTTCACGACAAGCGAGATGAAGAATTTATCTTCAGTCGACTGGGAAATAAGTTTCCTGGAGAAGGAAAGGCTGTCAGTTCTCGGTTACCTG GAAATCCTTTAACGATTCATTTGTGGCTGACAGGTACGTTAAGCACGATGGTGAAGCCCGGTCGAGTGATTGATATCAGGGTGAGGACGGCCCTGCAG GATTCATCTGACGCCCACAGCAGTGACTCAGTGATCCTCATTCACACACCAGCATTACAGGCAATGAAGGAGAG GCTGCAGACGCTCACCACTGACCGTCCCTCGTCTGCCCGTGATGTCATCACACTCAAGGTGAAGTCAGAGGACGGGAATCATACTTATATACTGAAAATGTGCCTCTCAGAAACTATCAGCCACCTGAAGCAGTATTTGGACAGACACAG AGGGGGTGGCCTCCCagactatgacatcatcagtgcgTACCCACAGTGTTGCTACGATGACGACAGCCAGACACTCCAATCGTGTGGACTCACGTCTAACGCTACTCTGCTGATgcgaaaaaagacaaataaataa